A region from the Streptomyces lydicus genome encodes:
- a CDS encoding type I polyketide synthase, which translates to MRSDMMAIVGLAGRFPQAPDLDAFWQLLRSGRDVIGPVPPERWDPDEVIDPTRDIQRVGGFMEGVDAFDPAFFGISPREAQVMDPQHRLMLETTWRALEDADEVAVGLRGSRTGVYFGGLWHDYELLRRNSGAGATQHSIVGNSLDSVPSRVSYFLGLTGPSLTIESSCSSSLVALHQACQALRHGEIEAALVGGANLMLTPEVTVGLTHFGGLSPTGRCHAFGAGADGFVRGEGVVAVYVKTLERAVRDGDRVRAVIVASAVNNDGGGESLVTPNPRAQQALLQEVYGSGAVPLDQVVYVEAHGTGTVRGDVAETDALGTVLGVPCPGRTLHIGSVKTNIGHLEPAAGLAGLVKATLALEHGVVPPSLHAGELNPAIDFDGLNLAVAREPLPLAPGSHIGVNSFGWGGTNAHVVLAAAPGTDGADGAGDTAADAPPESAERFLLPLSAHHDEALGRRSAQVLAHLEAGASLRDTAQALAWHRDHFAQRRVLLAPELTEVAAGRARPVGKVAFVFPGQGAQWTGMGAGLYGSDAAFTRAMDRCAEALARHVPWDVRDVVVGGADRARSERARVDQARVDQVQPALWAMSVSLAAAWREAGVRPDVVVGHSQGEIAAATVAGALPLDDAALVVSGRSDLLRQVTGLGRMLAVDLTADEAEAALRDFAGLVDLAVHNGPRSCVLAGEADAVLLLKEILEADGVFCRLIDVDYGSHSPQIDHLVPAVREALSAVRPRTAHTPQLSTVDLRWLDGTELDSGYWAANLRGRVRFAEAAEKLLDTGVTHLVEVSPHPGLGAALRELGDARDEPWVILPSLRRGEGSHSDLLRSFAQAYVSGLSALGPRPARRPRAALPPYPFQRESYWVDTRQGGAQRQGGRRLALDLRPSTANGVWEAALELGLAHHPWLADHRVLDTAVLPAGGYLALVQNALRDRADAPLTLRDVTLPTPLPLDDAPVRIAATWRPGAGTAGVFTLASGEENGWTRHCRALVSWGTSPDPAKPHPAKPDPATFPKRLLGAVPLDPDDFYRRCAERGLSYGSAFRSVLGGHLGRDEALVEIGLPAGSPSGLAAGALHPVLWDGILQAALTVGDGPCLPVAIGSASVTVTGAPRLWVHARRTAAGFDLLVFDADRVPVGALRGVVLADAPAGVSEGPEPDHIFRMSFEPQERTDGPGPGDFVVCGRADLLPGGLGPDELPRAGLVVFVAPVDGRSGLMELTGVIRRCLDENPSARLVVVVREEDPDAGLYAGFVTVVQAEYPQFHARLVEVAGFTPERVAELVKELAATEDRVVLRDGERLVGRRVRGGTDRTPAPWRSGAGAQPFLLGVARPGSPDSLCRWPLDRSRPAAGRVEVAVEAASLNFIDVMKTMGVYPDTSADRDVLGLDCVGVVTSAGPGVTGVGAGDRVVACGFGTLASHVTVDARHVLPVPDGWSAAQAAALPMVLVTAWHALVQVARVEKGDTVLVHSATGGLGLAALRIAQWAGAEVIATAGTEDKRAYLRGLGVTHVFDSRGLDWVAGVRAATGGRGVDVVLNSLAGAAISLGLEALAEDGRFVEVGKRDLHAATSVELGAFTKSVTFAAVDIAGLLRRRPDRFAAVLREAWQLVETGAFGPLPVRQWSFADAEDAFRAMARAEHRGKIVLVDPLTAGAVTPRPLPAGRFRAGGTYLITGGLGALGLSLAEYLVSSGAGALALIGRSGRADPDRLAALRAQGVTVHVRQADVADEQRMRAVLEEIRRTLPPLRGVFHLAGVLDDATLQNLDAESVERVLRPKIDGARLLHDLTAHDALDLFVLFSSAAAFVGTAGQAAYAAANSWLDALVRRRRRTGLPGLSVQWGPVTGVGLAAQDAGRGDRLAGRGLGGVTVDACWQALRHFIETHRTVVAHAALDPRRWLETYPAAAALSSWQSLAGAEPGTPDGGPGLRLVPAGRRREPVADTVRREAALVLRLAPEKLLDDVPLRSLGLDSLMSLELRNRLEASLATRLSPTLLWKHGTLSRLTGALTDLLAGEEATAGD; encoded by the coding sequence GTGCGATCGGACATGATGGCGATCGTCGGTCTGGCGGGACGCTTTCCTCAAGCGCCGGACCTCGACGCCTTCTGGCAGCTGCTCCGGTCGGGCAGGGATGTCATCGGTCCGGTGCCTCCGGAGCGTTGGGATCCGGACGAGGTGATCGACCCGACCCGGGACATCCAGCGTGTCGGTGGGTTCATGGAGGGGGTCGACGCATTCGACCCCGCGTTCTTCGGAATCTCACCACGCGAAGCCCAGGTGATGGATCCTCAGCACCGACTGATGCTGGAGACCACCTGGCGGGCGTTGGAGGACGCCGACGAGGTGGCGGTCGGCCTGCGGGGTTCGCGTACCGGTGTGTATTTCGGCGGCCTCTGGCACGACTACGAGCTGCTGCGCAGGAACAGCGGTGCGGGCGCGACCCAGCACAGCATCGTGGGGAACTCCCTGGACAGCGTCCCGTCCCGGGTGTCGTACTTCCTGGGACTGACGGGGCCGAGCCTGACCATCGAGAGCAGCTGTTCCTCGTCCCTGGTGGCGCTGCACCAGGCCTGCCAGGCGCTGCGCCACGGGGAGATCGAAGCGGCGCTGGTCGGCGGGGCCAACCTGATGCTGACGCCGGAAGTGACCGTGGGGCTCACCCACTTCGGTGGTCTCTCGCCGACGGGCCGCTGCCACGCCTTCGGGGCCGGCGCCGACGGTTTTGTGCGTGGTGAGGGCGTCGTCGCGGTGTACGTGAAGACACTCGAGCGCGCGGTCCGTGACGGCGACCGGGTGCGGGCCGTCATCGTCGCCAGTGCGGTCAACAACGACGGCGGCGGGGAGAGCCTGGTCACACCGAATCCCCGCGCCCAGCAGGCCCTGCTGCAGGAGGTGTACGGCTCCGGAGCCGTTCCCCTGGACCAGGTGGTCTACGTGGAGGCCCACGGCACCGGCACCGTCCGCGGAGACGTCGCCGAGACGGACGCGCTGGGCACGGTTCTGGGGGTGCCCTGTCCGGGCCGTACGCTGCACATCGGGTCGGTGAAGACCAACATCGGTCACCTCGAACCGGCCGCGGGGTTGGCGGGGTTGGTCAAGGCCACACTGGCACTCGAACACGGCGTCGTCCCGCCGAGTCTGCACGCCGGGGAACTGAATCCGGCCATCGACTTCGACGGGTTGAACCTCGCTGTGGCACGTGAGCCCCTGCCCTTGGCACCAGGCAGCCACATAGGTGTCAACTCGTTCGGCTGGGGAGGAACGAACGCCCATGTCGTCCTCGCCGCTGCCCCCGGCACGGACGGCGCGGACGGCGCGGGCGACACGGCGGCGGACGCTCCGCCGGAATCCGCCGAACGGTTCCTGCTGCCGCTCAGCGCTCACCACGACGAAGCGCTGGGCCGGCGTTCGGCGCAGGTGCTCGCACATCTGGAGGCCGGTGCCTCGTTACGTGACACGGCGCAGGCGCTGGCGTGGCACCGCGATCACTTCGCGCAGCGGCGCGTACTCCTCGCACCGGAGCTGACCGAGGTCGCGGCGGGTCGCGCACGGCCCGTCGGCAAGGTGGCCTTCGTCTTTCCGGGGCAGGGCGCGCAGTGGACGGGCATGGGAGCCGGCCTCTACGGCAGCGACGCGGCGTTCACCCGGGCCATGGACCGCTGCGCCGAGGCGTTGGCGCGCCATGTCCCCTGGGACGTCCGGGACGTCGTGGTCGGCGGCGCGGACCGGGCTCGCTCGGAGCGGGCTCGCGTGGACCAGGCTCGCGTGGACCAGGTCCAGCCCGCGCTCTGGGCGATGTCGGTCAGCCTCGCCGCCGCCTGGCGGGAGGCCGGCGTCCGGCCGGATGTCGTCGTGGGCCACAGCCAGGGGGAGATCGCGGCGGCCACGGTGGCGGGGGCTCTCCCGCTCGACGACGCCGCACTCGTCGTCAGCGGACGCAGTGACCTTCTCCGGCAGGTGACCGGGCTCGGGCGGATGCTGGCCGTCGATCTCACCGCGGACGAGGCCGAGGCCGCGCTGCGGGACTTCGCCGGGCTGGTCGACCTGGCCGTGCACAACGGGCCCCGCTCGTGCGTGCTCGCCGGAGAAGCCGACGCGGTACTGCTGCTGAAGGAGATCCTGGAAGCCGACGGGGTGTTCTGCCGTCTGATCGACGTCGACTACGGGTCGCACAGCCCGCAGATCGACCACCTCGTCCCCGCCGTTCGCGAGGCCCTGTCCGCGGTACGCCCGCGCACCGCACACACTCCGCAGCTCTCCACCGTCGACCTGCGGTGGCTGGACGGCACGGAGCTGGACTCCGGCTACTGGGCGGCGAACCTGCGCGGCAGGGTGCGCTTCGCCGAAGCGGCGGAGAAGCTTCTCGACACGGGTGTGACCCATCTGGTGGAGGTGAGTCCGCATCCGGGGCTCGGGGCGGCGCTGCGGGAACTCGGCGACGCCCGTGACGAGCCCTGGGTGATACTGCCCAGCCTCCGCCGGGGCGAGGGCAGCCACTCCGACCTGCTCAGGTCCTTCGCCCAGGCCTATGTGTCCGGGCTGAGCGCTCTGGGACCGCGCCCGGCCAGGAGGCCACGAGCCGCCCTCCCGCCGTATCCGTTCCAGCGTGAGAGCTACTGGGTCGACACCCGCCAGGGCGGTGCGCAGCGGCAGGGCGGCCGCCGCCTCGCACTCGATCTGAGGCCGTCGACGGCCAACGGGGTCTGGGAAGCCGCCCTGGAACTGGGGCTCGCGCACCATCCCTGGCTGGCCGATCACCGGGTGCTCGACACCGCCGTGCTCCCCGCGGGCGGGTATCTGGCCCTGGTCCAGAACGCATTGCGCGACCGCGCGGACGCGCCGCTCACCCTGCGGGACGTCACACTGCCGACGCCGCTGCCGCTGGACGACGCCCCGGTGCGTATCGCGGCCACGTGGCGCCCGGGTGCCGGCACGGCGGGCGTGTTCACACTCGCCTCCGGCGAGGAGAACGGGTGGACCCGGCACTGTCGTGCGCTCGTCTCCTGGGGCACCTCGCCGGACCCCGCGAAGCCGCACCCCGCGAAGCCGGATCCCGCGACGTTCCCCAAGCGGCTGCTGGGCGCGGTGCCGCTGGACCCGGACGACTTCTACCGGCGCTGCGCGGAGCGTGGCCTGTCCTATGGCAGCGCCTTCAGGTCGGTGCTCGGGGGCCACCTGGGCCGGGACGAGGCGCTGGTCGAGATCGGGCTCCCCGCGGGCAGCCCGTCGGGACTGGCGGCGGGGGCCCTGCACCCGGTGCTGTGGGACGGCATTCTGCAGGCCGCTCTCACCGTCGGCGACGGCCCCTGCCTCCCGGTCGCCATCGGCTCGGCGAGCGTGACGGTCACCGGCGCGCCCCGTCTGTGGGTCCACGCACGGCGTACGGCGGCCGGCTTCGACCTCCTGGTGTTCGACGCCGACCGGGTGCCCGTCGGCGCGTTGCGCGGGGTCGTCCTGGCCGACGCCCCGGCGGGGGTGTCCGAGGGCCCGGAACCGGACCACATCTTCCGGATGAGCTTCGAGCCGCAGGAGAGGACGGACGGTCCGGGGCCCGGCGACTTCGTCGTCTGCGGGCGCGCGGACCTGCTCCCGGGCGGGCTCGGCCCCGACGAGCTGCCGCGCGCCGGCCTGGTGGTCTTCGTCGCTCCCGTGGACGGGCGAAGCGGGCTGATGGAACTGACGGGGGTGATCCGCCGCTGCCTCGACGAGAATCCGTCCGCCCGGCTCGTCGTGGTCGTGCGGGAGGAGGATCCGGACGCCGGGCTCTACGCCGGCTTCGTGACGGTGGTGCAGGCGGAGTACCCGCAGTTCCACGCGCGGCTCGTCGAGGTCGCCGGATTCACCCCGGAACGGGTCGCCGAGCTGGTGAAGGAGCTCGCGGCCACCGAGGACCGGGTCGTGCTGCGGGACGGCGAACGTCTTGTGGGGCGCCGGGTCCGGGGTGGCACGGACCGGACACCCGCGCCGTGGCGGAGCGGCGCCGGCGCCCAGCCTTTCCTGCTCGGGGTCGCCCGTCCGGGGAGCCCGGATTCGCTGTGCCGGTGGCCCCTCGACCGGTCCCGGCCGGCCGCGGGACGTGTCGAGGTGGCCGTGGAAGCCGCTTCGCTCAACTTCATCGACGTCATGAAGACGATGGGCGTCTACCCGGACACCTCGGCGGATCGCGACGTGCTGGGGCTCGACTGCGTCGGAGTCGTGACGTCGGCCGGCCCGGGCGTGACCGGAGTGGGTGCGGGCGACCGAGTGGTGGCCTGCGGGTTCGGCACACTCGCCTCGCACGTCACCGTGGACGCGCGTCATGTGCTGCCGGTGCCGGACGGCTGGAGTGCGGCACAGGCCGCGGCCCTGCCGATGGTGCTCGTCACGGCCTGGCACGCGCTCGTACAGGTCGCCCGGGTCGAGAAGGGGGACACGGTGCTGGTGCATTCGGCCACCGGCGGTCTCGGCCTGGCGGCGCTGCGGATCGCACAGTGGGCGGGGGCGGAGGTCATCGCGACGGCGGGTACCGAGGACAAGCGCGCGTACCTGCGCGGGCTGGGCGTCACGCACGTCTTCGACTCGCGCGGTCTCGACTGGGTGGCGGGCGTACGGGCCGCCACCGGCGGCCGGGGCGTGGATGTCGTCCTCAATTCCCTGGCGGGCGCGGCCATTTCGCTCGGCCTGGAGGCGCTGGCCGAGGACGGTCGCTTCGTGGAGGTCGGAAAGCGCGACCTGCACGCGGCGACCTCCGTCGAACTCGGTGCGTTCACCAAGTCGGTCACCTTCGCCGCGGTCGATATCGCGGGCCTGCTGCGGCGCCGGCCCGATCGGTTCGCGGCGGTGCTCAGGGAGGCCTGGCAGCTCGTCGAAACAGGGGCGTTCGGGCCGCTGCCGGTGCGGCAGTGGAGCTTCGCGGACGCGGAGGACGCGTTCCGGGCCATGGCGCGCGCCGAGCACCGTGGAAAGATCGTGCTCGTCGACCCGCTCACCGCCGGTGCCGTCACTCCGCGGCCGCTGCCGGCGGGCCGGTTCCGCGCCGGAGGCACGTACCTGATCACCGGTGGGCTCGGTGCGCTGGGGTTGTCGCTCGCCGAATACCTCGTCTCCTCCGGAGCCGGTGCCCTGGCGCTCATCGGACGGTCCGGGCGCGCCGATCCCGACCGGCTGGCCGCGCTGCGCGCACAGGGCGTGACGGTTCACGTCCGGCAGGCGGACGTTGCCGACGAGCAGCGGATGCGCGCCGTTCTGGAGGAGATCCGCCGGACCCTGCCGCCGCTGCGCGGTGTGTTCCACCTGGCCGGTGTCCTCGACGACGCGACGTTGCAGAACCTCGACGCCGAGAGCGTCGAGCGGGTGCTCCGTCCGAAGATCGACGGCGCGCGCCTGCTGCACGACCTCACCGCCCACGACGCACTCGACCTGTTCGTGCTGTTCTCGTCCGCTGCCGCGTTCGTGGGCACCGCGGGGCAGGCGGCATACGCCGCCGCGAACAGCTGGCTGGACGCACTGGTGCGGCGCAGGCGCCGGACCGGCCTGCCCGGTCTGAGCGTGCAGTGGGGGCCGGTGACCGGGGTCGGGCTCGCGGCCCAGGACGCCGGGCGTGGCGACCGGCTCGCCGGGCGTGGACTGGGCGGTGTGACCGTCGACGCGTGCTGGCAGGCGCTGCGGCACTTCATCGAGACCCACCGGACGGTCGTCGCCCATGCGGCGCTCGATCCGCGGCGCTGGCTGGAGACCTATCCGGCGGCCGCGGCACTGAGCAGTTGGCAGTCCCTCGCGGGGGCGGAGCCCGGCACACCGGACGGCGGCCCCGGGCTGCGCCTCGTTCCGGCCGGCCGGCGCAGGGAGCCCGTGGCGGACACCGTCCGCCGCGAAGCGGCGCTGGTGCTGCGCCTCGCCCCCGAGAAGCTGCTGGACGACGTCCCGTTGCGGTCCCTCGGCCTCGACTCACTGATGTCCCTGGAGCTGCGCAACCGGCTGGAGGCCTCGCTCGCCACGCGTCTGAGCCCCACTCTGCTGTGGAAGCACGGCACGCTGTCGCGCCTGACCGGGGCGCTGACCGACCTGCTGGCCGGGGAAGAGGCGACCGCGGGTGACTGA
- a CDS encoding PaaI family thioesterase has protein sequence MTEKPVLTLEETRQLLAEYLPDEAGLDVAEVTSGGLVFTAAPERLWVRPGGTVSGPAIFTVADLSAFVAVSAYAGKVPSAVLTSSSFSFLEAVEPGPLRVRVAAARVGRRSAVLTAHVEDEQGLLVAMGTLHFSYPGKRLS, from the coding sequence GTGACTGAGAAGCCGGTGCTGACCCTTGAGGAGACACGTCAGCTCCTCGCGGAGTACCTGCCGGACGAAGCCGGTCTCGACGTGGCCGAGGTCACCTCCGGGGGGCTGGTGTTCACGGCGGCGCCGGAGCGGCTGTGGGTACGGCCCGGCGGCACCGTCTCCGGCCCGGCGATCTTCACCGTCGCCGACCTGTCCGCGTTCGTCGCGGTCAGCGCGTATGCGGGGAAGGTGCCTTCGGCGGTGCTGACGTCGAGCAGCTTCAGCTTTCTGGAGGCAGTGGAGCCGGGACCGCTGCGCGTCCGCGTCGCGGCGGCGCGGGTGGGGCGCCGGTCGGCCGTCCTGACCGCGCACGTCGAGGACGAGCAGGGTCTGCTCGTGGCGATGGGGACCCTGCACTTCTCCTACCCCGGCAAGAGACTTTCCTGA
- a CDS encoding beta-ketoacyl synthase N-terminal-like domain-containing protein, with protein MTSPSTSDAAASPLRRAMETIKSLREQLDAERSSGRVAIVGAGLRAPGGIGDREAYWQALAQGRTFLGDLPEQRRAVFGRAWEGLLSRGGYLDDVLGFDAKFFGISPREARSLDPQHRLLLEVVWEAFEDAAIPPAAAADSTGVYVGITGQDYRYWADDEPTSSWLIGNGHCFAAGRLAYTLGFQGPAMAVDTACSSSLVALHTACRALAAGDCDIAVAAGVNLVLAPRSTAEIQRTEALSPNGRCRPFDARANGFVRGEGAGALVLKRLSDAERDGDRVLAVVEASGVNQDGRSSGFTAPNVLSQTKLIESVLAAAGLTAADVGYLEAHGTGTALGDPIEVEAATAALGTPAREWYVGSVKANIGHAEAAAGVLGLIKALMCLHKRQIPRQAEFGTLNPRIDLADGGPAIPTETRAWEESSGRCAAVSSFGMSGTNAHAVLSAHPGAGPHPPSGDGARTDGFMVSAHTEKALRELAARYAQRVDKADYAAFAYTATHGRTRLRHAVWVGADNAEAAAEALTALAGGGQDPRVTALDPAAPLPGGAVRAVTSLPTYPWERAGYSIRPPGQGR; from the coding sequence GTGACATCACCATCGACTTCGGATGCTGCTGCGAGCCCGCTGCGCCGGGCCATGGAGACGATCAAGTCGCTGAGGGAGCAACTTGACGCCGAACGGTCCTCAGGTCGTGTCGCCATCGTCGGTGCCGGTCTGCGCGCGCCCGGCGGAATCGGGGACCGGGAGGCGTACTGGCAGGCCCTTGCGCAGGGCCGCACCTTCCTCGGGGACCTGCCCGAGCAGCGCCGCGCCGTCTTCGGCCGGGCCTGGGAAGGCCTTCTGTCGCGCGGTGGCTACCTGGACGACGTGCTGGGGTTCGACGCGAAGTTCTTCGGGATCTCTCCCCGCGAGGCCAGGAGTCTCGACCCGCAGCACCGCCTGCTGCTGGAGGTCGTGTGGGAGGCCTTCGAGGACGCCGCCATCCCGCCGGCGGCCGCCGCCGACTCGACCGGGGTGTACGTCGGCATCACCGGTCAGGACTACCGGTACTGGGCGGACGACGAGCCCACTTCTTCCTGGCTGATAGGCAACGGTCACTGCTTCGCGGCCGGCCGCCTCGCCTACACGCTCGGGTTCCAGGGGCCGGCGATGGCCGTCGACACCGCGTGTTCCTCCTCGCTCGTGGCCCTGCACACGGCGTGCCGGGCACTGGCGGCAGGGGACTGCGACATCGCGGTGGCCGCGGGCGTGAACCTGGTTCTCGCCCCCCGTTCCACGGCGGAAATCCAGCGCACCGAGGCCCTGTCACCCAACGGCCGCTGCCGCCCGTTCGACGCGCGGGCGAACGGCTTCGTCCGGGGTGAGGGTGCCGGAGCGCTCGTCCTCAAGCGGCTGAGCGACGCGGAACGCGACGGGGACCGCGTCCTGGCGGTCGTCGAGGCCTCGGGCGTCAACCAGGACGGCCGGTCCTCCGGATTCACCGCGCCCAATGTGCTGTCCCAGACGAAGCTGATCGAATCCGTACTGGCGGCCGCCGGGCTGACGGCGGCGGACGTGGGATACCTGGAGGCCCATGGCACCGGCACCGCACTGGGTGACCCGATCGAAGTGGAGGCGGCCACGGCCGCCTTGGGCACACCGGCACGGGAGTGGTACGTGGGCTCGGTGAAGGCCAACATCGGCCATGCGGAGGCGGCGGCGGGTGTGCTCGGCCTGATCAAGGCACTGATGTGCCTGCACAAACGGCAGATTCCCCGGCAGGCCGAGTTCGGCACCTTGAACCCGCGGATCGACCTGGCGGACGGCGGCCCGGCCATTCCGACCGAGACCCGTGCCTGGGAGGAGTCCTCGGGGCGCTGTGCGGCGGTCAGCAGCTTCGGCATGAGCGGCACCAACGCCCACGCGGTTCTCTCCGCCCACCCCGGTGCGGGCCCGCACCCGCCGTCCGGGGACGGCGCCCGGACCGACGGGTTCATGGTGAGCGCTCACACGGAGAAGGCCCTGCGGGAGCTGGCGGCCCGGTACGCGCAGCGGGTGGACAAGGCCGACTATGCGGCGTTCGCGTACACCGCGACGCACGGTCGTACCCGGCTGCGCCACGCGGTCTGGGTCGGTGCGGACAACGCCGAGGCCGCCGCCGAGGCACTGACCGCTCTCGCCGGGGGCGGCCAAGACCCGCGGGTGACGGCCCTGGACCCGGCGGCACCGCTGCCCGGCGGAGCGGTACGGGCGGTGACATCCCTGCCGACCTACCCCTGGGAGCGGGCCGGCTACTCGATACGTCCGCCCGGGCAGGGCAGGTAG
- a CDS encoding Phenylacetic acid catabolic protein, protein MTIAVLDDEEVVVRTPEEFHRMPRDYQKILVSQITINTEGELSGGDDYALMFLPLAPTSEERQVCAERAAEEYDHYKIGKRVLADLGVDTTYMESQSLAERTLFADERMHSCTTWAERGIYSYIGEETAMVMLREFAESSYRPWAEAVRTIILDEKIHIAHGARVCRNLAVTAEGREQLQAALDRLWPMFVGIFGSPHTKRSKLAVRYGLRRTTNGEAIELWRQKATERVAHLGLRVPE, encoded by the coding sequence GTGACGATTGCAGTCCTGGACGACGAAGAAGTCGTGGTGCGGACTCCCGAAGAGTTCCACCGCATGCCGCGTGACTACCAGAAGATCCTGGTCAGTCAGATCACCATCAACACCGAGGGCGAACTCTCCGGCGGGGACGACTACGCGCTGATGTTCCTGCCGCTGGCTCCGACATCCGAGGAGCGGCAGGTCTGCGCCGAGCGGGCGGCCGAGGAGTACGACCACTACAAGATCGGAAAGCGGGTCCTGGCCGACCTCGGTGTCGACACCACGTACATGGAGAGCCAGTCGCTCGCCGAACGGACCCTGTTCGCCGACGAGCGCATGCACTCGTGCACCACCTGGGCCGAGCGCGGCATCTACTCGTACATCGGCGAGGAGACCGCCATGGTGATGCTGCGCGAGTTCGCCGAGAGCAGCTACAGACCCTGGGCCGAGGCGGTGCGCACGATCATCCTGGACGAGAAGATCCACATCGCCCACGGCGCACGTGTCTGCCGCAACCTCGCCGTCACCGCGGAAGGCCGCGAACAGCTCCAGGCCGCGCTGGACCGGCTGTGGCCGATGTTCGTCGGTATCTTCGGCAGCCCCCACACCAAGCGTTCGAAGCTCGCGGTGCGCTACGGGCTCCGCAGGACCACCAACGGCGAGGCCATCGAGCTGTGGCGGCAGAAGGCCACGGAGCGCGTCGCCCATCTCGGCCTGCGTGTGCCCGAGTGA
- a CDS encoding radical SAM protein yields the protein MPIPVAITPRPPSRAQSKARLREILAERPDLAARLKTVRDIGRRVRGCEIHLTTACNIRCKGCWYFEGGFDSAVKETSDPGLIRAFAERLASDGVTQATLIGGEPTIVLDRVRPFVEALPYVTISSNGLRPLPRDGFENVAIGISLFGGGPLDDALRAHRPNGSSFRGLFETGLGHYRDDPRVTFVFALSEEGLPYIEPTVRATRDNGNLVTFNFYSEHGSESPLRIENEKRTLSEALRVRERYPETVVSHPYFIEALITGRSHWGARFGYDVCPSISVDLPEHEQRVANGNPVLDGFAVYGADYATLQFCCTSGDCGNCRDSQAVYSWLMVSLNWFLDSVRRLETWMDLAESYWRQWYWSQTHSPNFHR from the coding sequence GTGCCCATACCTGTGGCGATCACCCCGCGCCCGCCCTCCAGGGCACAGTCCAAGGCCCGTCTGCGGGAGATCCTGGCCGAGCGCCCCGACCTGGCGGCACGGCTGAAGACCGTACGGGACATCGGCCGACGGGTACGCGGCTGCGAGATCCACCTCACCACCGCGTGCAACATCCGCTGCAAAGGCTGCTGGTACTTCGAGGGCGGATTCGACAGTGCGGTGAAGGAGACCTCGGACCCGGGGCTCATCCGCGCGTTCGCCGAGAGGCTCGCTTCCGACGGCGTGACACAGGCGACACTCATCGGCGGCGAGCCGACGATCGTGCTGGACAGAGTGCGTCCGTTCGTCGAGGCACTGCCGTACGTCACGATCTCGTCCAACGGCCTGCGTCCCCTGCCCCGGGACGGCTTCGAGAACGTGGCGATCGGCATCAGCCTCTTCGGCGGAGGCCCGCTCGACGACGCCCTGCGGGCACACCGCCCGAACGGCTCGTCCTTCCGCGGCCTGTTCGAGACGGGCCTGGGGCACTACCGCGACGATCCCCGGGTGACGTTCGTCTTCGCGCTGTCCGAGGAGGGGCTGCCTTACATCGAGCCCACGGTGCGCGCGACCCGCGACAACGGCAACCTCGTGACGTTCAATTTCTACAGCGAGCACGGTTCGGAAAGTCCGCTGCGCATCGAGAACGAGAAGCGGACCCTGTCCGAGGCGCTGCGGGTCAGGGAACGGTATCCGGAGACGGTGGTCAGCCATCCGTACTTCATCGAGGCGTTGATCACCGGGCGCAGCCACTGGGGCGCCCGTTTCGGATACGACGTGTGCCCCAGCATCAGCGTCGACCTGCCGGAGCACGAGCAGCGGGTCGCCAACGGCAACCCCGTCCTCGACGGCTTCGCCGTCTACGGTGCCGACTACGCCACGCTCCAGTTCTGCTGCACGTCCGGTGACTGCGGCAACTGCCGTGACAGCCAGGCCGTCTACAGCTGGCTGATGGTCAGCCTCAACTGGTTCCTGGACAGTGTGCGGCGCCTGGAGACCTGGATGGACCTGGCGGAGAGCTACTGGCGCCAGTGGTACTGGTCGCAGACCCACTCCCCGAACTTCCACCGCTGA
- a CDS encoding acyl carrier protein: MSDTITAETVLELIREELIDAGVEEEAITSDAKFDDLDIDSLDAAELMATIKRTYRVGIPRPELADVTVGQLAARVAEAAGR; encoded by the coding sequence ATGTCTGACACCATCACCGCCGAGACCGTACTGGAACTCATCCGCGAAGAACTCATCGACGCCGGCGTGGAGGAGGAGGCCATCACCTCCGACGCCAAGTTCGACGACCTCGACATCGACTCGCTCGACGCCGCGGAGCTCATGGCCACGATCAAGCGCACGTACCGGGTCGGCATCCCGCGTCCGGAGCTCGCCGACGTGACCGTGGGACAGCTCGCGGCCAGGGTCGCGGAAGCGGCCGGTCGTTGA